In a genomic window of Chrysemys picta bellii isolate R12L10 chromosome 1, ASM1138683v2, whole genome shotgun sequence:
- the BID gene encoding BH3-interacting domain death agonist — translation MDQGLHGDVQVERILVYSFLKNCHNCDFSKELDSLRSEVMVSPSKNFLSVEFDDGELQTDGNRSGRFQNGEPGSVVDEAIFQLIGARLAEIGDQVAREIDQRVVNDLVQQFVNENLSKEEIMRRLSNTVEGLMRTVPLEMDREKAMLVLAMVLARTVANKMPSLLHRVFNTTVNYINQNLHNYVINLG, via the exons atggatcAG GGTCTGCATGGCGATGTACAGGTGGAGCGCATCCTCGTGTATTCCTTTCTGAAGAACTGTCACAACTGTGATTTCAGCAAAGAGCTGGATTCTCTGAGAAGCGAGGTGATGGTTTCCCCATCAAAAAACTTCCTCTCTGTTGAGTTTGATGATGGGGAGCTTCAAACAGATGGGAATCGGAGTGGCCGGTTCCAGAATGGTGAGCCAG GTTCTGTGGTTGATGAGGCCATTTTCCAGCTCATCGGAGCTCGGCTTGCTGAGATcggggaccaagtggctagggaGATCGATCAGAGAGTAGTAAATGATCTAGTGCAGCAATTTGTGAATGAGAATCTGTCCAAAGAG GAGATAATGAGGCGTCTGTCTAATACAGTGGAGGGGCTCATGAGAACCGTACCTTTGGAAATGGATCGGGAGAAAGCCATGTTGGTGCTAGCAATGGTTTTAGCCAGAACAGTAGCAAACAAAATGCCATCCCTTCTACACCGTGTCTTTAACACCACTGTGAATTACATCAACCAGAACCTCCACAATTACGTCATCAACCTGGGATAA